The Sulfurihydrogenibium sp. genome includes a region encoding these proteins:
- the hemE gene encoding uroporphyrinogen decarboxylase, which yields MQNPKNDLFLRACRRQKVERTPIWLMRQAGRYMKEYRQLREIAGSFKNYYKNVDLAVKASILPYTLLGVDAIIIFSDILTPLESIGMKFDFKEGEGPVFENPIKGKEDIQNLKEFNPEDVYFVGEIIKGVNQAISREIPVIGFAGAPFTIAAYMIEGRGSKDFKKTKSFMYNNKEDFKILLDKIADMTIKYLSFQIESGADAVQIFDSWAGHLSPKDYKEFALPSVKKVIENLKHYNKPIIHFTKGVCGFMDFILESNADVYSIDWMIDIKKAKDLIYPKASVQGNLDPMVLYADKDVIKKEAEYIIKSWGEDTGHIFNLGHGLMPDMDASKVKFLVDTVKEISVRRQ from the coding sequence ATGCAAAATCCAAAAAATGATTTATTTTTAAGAGCCTGCAGAAGACAAAAAGTAGAAAGAACACCAATCTGGTTAATGCGTCAAGCCGGCAGATACATGAAAGAATACAGACAGTTAAGGGAAATAGCAGGAAGCTTTAAGAATTATTATAAAAATGTGGATTTGGCTGTAAAAGCCTCTATTTTACCGTACACCTTACTCGGTGTTGATGCAATAATCATTTTTTCTGATATACTAACACCACTTGAATCAATCGGAATGAAATTTGATTTTAAGGAAGGAGAAGGACCGGTTTTTGAAAATCCTATCAAAGGCAAAGAAGACATCCAAAACCTAAAAGAGTTTAACCCTGAGGATGTTTATTTTGTTGGAGAAATCATAAAAGGTGTCAATCAGGCTATCAGTAGGGAAATTCCGGTGATTGGGTTTGCCGGAGCACCTTTTACGATAGCAGCATACATGATAGAAGGCAGAGGTTCAAAGGACTTTAAAAAAACAAAATCTTTTATGTATAACAACAAAGAAGATTTTAAAATACTTCTTGATAAAATCGCAGATATGACTATAAAGTATTTAAGCTTTCAGATAGAGTCAGGGGCTGATGCTGTTCAAATCTTTGACAGCTGGGCTGGTCATCTTTCACCCAAAGATTATAAAGAGTTTGCTTTACCGTCAGTTAAGAAAGTAATAGAAAATCTTAAGCATTACAACAAACCAATCATACACTTTACAAAAGGCGTTTGTGGATTTATGGACTTTATTCTTGAGTCTAACGCTGATGTATACAGTATAGATTGGATGATAGACATAAAAAAAGCAAAAGATTTAATCTATCCAAAGGCATCTGTTCAAGGAAATTTAGACCCTATGGTGTTGTATGCTGACAAAGATGTTATAAAAAAAGAAGCAGAGTATATAATCAAATCATGGGGAGAGGATACAGGACATATATTTAACCTTGGTCATGGTTTGATGCCGGATATGGACGCAAGTAAAGTTAAATTTTT
- a CDS encoding HU family DNA-binding protein produces MKKPDIVKYIKEKHPEMDLKSIKDVVDEIFEVMAEALAKGEKIEIRKLGSFRVLKRKKPLKGRKRVSYSKTVHFKPGKVLKRALKSVSLEGEKNAKSKK; encoded by the coding sequence ATGAAAAAACCCGATATTGTTAAATATATAAAAGAAAAACATCCTGAAATGGATTTAAAAAGTATAAAAGATGTTGTTGACGAAATCTTTGAAGTGATGGCAGAAGCTTTAGCAAAAGGTGAAAAGATAGAAATTAGAAAGCTGGGTTCTTTTAGAGTTTTAAAAAGAAAGAAACCACTTAAAGGAAGAAAGAGAGTTAGCTATTCAAAAACTGTTCATTTCAAACCGGGTAAAGTATTAAAAAGAGCATTAAAAAGTGTATCCTTAGAAGGTGAAAAAAATGCAAAATCCAAAAAATGA